One window of Thermacetogenium phaeum DSM 12270 genomic DNA carries:
- a CDS encoding ABC transporter substrate-binding protein, which yields MSRSLQKLLVVISVLLSLFLLAGCSKADKASVAGAVTLKYARGFKIENLADGCKKVTDGNKRVMLLVPRGQKVPSEYKNLPVVYTPVKRVVITSTTQASLMRPLGVLGSIVGVTTEKDQWYIDQVKAGMESGSIQLVGGGMGPLDYDKIVALKPDLVFMSTGGPNDARALQKLEELNIPVAVDNEWLENDPLGRLEWIKFIAAFYDKEQQASDFFDGAEKRIAEITAKVAKVKDKPKVIWGLIYQGKAYVPAADSYVARMIAMAGGDYLFKGNKGTGSRAITFEEYYALGKEADIYIDDTMMNLGRNTIAHITDQSRLMADLPVLKKGNVWGYQPWYWQSLDKTDEVIEDLAAIFHPALFPGYQLKHFLKLPPA from the coding sequence ATGTCGAGGTCGTTGCAAAAGCTCTTGGTTGTCATAAGCGTGCTTTTATCTCTGTTTTTACTGGCAGGCTGCAGCAAGGCAGACAAGGCGTCAGTAGCTGGTGCTGTCACCTTGAAATATGCCAGGGGTTTTAAGATTGAGAACCTTGCTGACGGCTGTAAAAAGGTCACCGACGGCAATAAGCGAGTCATGCTCCTGGTTCCCAGGGGCCAAAAAGTACCGTCCGAATATAAAAACCTGCCTGTGGTTTATACTCCGGTGAAAAGGGTTGTGATAACTTCTACAACCCAGGCTTCCCTGATGAGGCCTTTGGGCGTGTTGGGCAGCATCGTCGGAGTGACCACTGAAAAGGATCAGTGGTATATCGATCAGGTCAAGGCGGGGATGGAGAGCGGCAGCATTCAGCTGGTTGGAGGCGGGATGGGGCCTTTGGATTACGACAAGATCGTGGCCTTGAAACCGGATCTCGTTTTCATGTCCACAGGAGGGCCTAATGATGCCCGGGCGCTGCAGAAATTGGAGGAGCTAAACATTCCGGTAGCTGTAGACAATGAATGGCTGGAAAATGATCCCTTGGGAAGGCTCGAGTGGATCAAGTTTATCGCCGCTTTCTATGACAAGGAGCAGCAGGCATCTGATTTCTTTGATGGTGCCGAGAAAAGGATCGCAGAAATCACGGCGAAGGTGGCCAAGGTCAAAGACAAACCGAAGGTTATATGGGGGTTGATTTACCAGGGTAAGGCTTATGTTCCTGCCGCAGATTCCTATGTGGCCAGGATGATCGCCATGGCCGGAGGTGATTACCTTTTTAAAGGCAATAAAGGAACAGGCAGCAGGGCGATTACCTTTGAGGAGTATTATGCCCTGGGCAAAGAGGCGGATATCTATATCGATGATACCATGATGAACCTTGGCCGCAATACGATTGCCCACATCACCGACCAGTCGAGACTTATGGCGGATTTGCCGGTGCTCAAGAAAGGCAACGTATGGGGTTACCAGCCCTGGTACTGGCAGTCTTTGGATAAAACCGATGAGGTGATCGAGGACCTGGCGGCTATTTTCCACCCGGCTCTTTTCCCGGGTTATCAATTAAAACACTTCTTGAAGCTACCGCCGGCTTAA
- a CDS encoding FecCD family ABC transporter permease, with protein MLLIAFRLDKRNKMPLLFVLFVAMLILFAVLNIVLGSVRISLHDLVRVLLRQGENAVYDKVVWDIRLPRTLAAILGGAALSVSGLLLQIFFRNPIVDPYVLGVSSGATLIVAILMLTGVVLEMGTIPPYLLSLGAFAGALAVVILIVAVSGRVKQVVTLLVVGLMIGYVCGAGTTILEALAEKENLHNFVLWTMGSFSGFGWEQVSVLAVAGGALLAVSYLLCKPLNALLLGEDYARSMGVNIKSLRVVLVLIASTLTALVTAFAGPVAFIGLAAPHIARLTLGTSDNRALIPATILLGAVITNLCDLLARILFAPVELPISAISSLIGAPIVIVLLMKRRTSL; from the coding sequence GTGTTGTTGATCGCATTCCGTCTTGACAAGAGGAACAAGATGCCGTTGCTTTTTGTTCTGTTTGTGGCGATGCTGATCCTGTTTGCGGTTTTAAACATTGTGCTGGGGTCGGTTCGGATCTCCTTGCACGATCTGGTGCGGGTTCTGCTCCGCCAGGGAGAGAACGCTGTCTACGATAAGGTGGTATGGGATATCCGCTTGCCCCGTACCCTGGCTGCCATCCTCGGGGGAGCGGCGCTCTCTGTCAGCGGCCTGCTGCTGCAGATCTTCTTTCGCAATCCGATTGTCGATCCCTATGTGCTGGGAGTCTCTTCCGGCGCCACCCTGATAGTGGCCATCCTGATGCTGACAGGGGTCGTCCTGGAGATGGGAACGATACCGCCGTATCTGCTGAGCCTGGGGGCCTTCGCCGGCGCCCTGGCGGTGGTCATCCTGATCGTGGCTGTATCGGGGAGGGTCAAGCAGGTGGTCACTTTGCTGGTCGTCGGTTTGATGATCGGCTACGTGTGCGGGGCGGGAACCACCATCCTGGAGGCTCTTGCGGAGAAGGAGAACCTTCACAACTTTGTTCTCTGGACTATGGGGAGTTTTTCAGGCTTCGGGTGGGAACAGGTGAGTGTTTTGGCGGTGGCGGGCGGAGCGCTGCTGGCTGTCTCCTATCTTCTCTGCAAGCCGCTGAATGCCCTGTTGCTGGGGGAGGACTATGCCAGGAGTATGGGAGTGAACATCAAGTCGCTGAGGGTCGTTCTTGTGTTGATCGCCAGCACCCTCACAGCTCTGGTGACGGCCTTCGCCGGGCCGGTGGCCTTCATCGGACTGGCCGCCCCCCACATCGCCCGGCTGACCCTCGGAACATCGGACAACAGGGCTCTGATCCCGGCAACGATTTTGCTGGGAGCGGTGATCACCAACTTGTGCGATCTATTGGCGAGGATTCTCTTTGCTCCTGTGGAGCTACCGATCAGTGCCATCTCCTCTTTGATCGGCGCCCCGATCGTCATCGTTTTGCTGATGAAAAGGAGGACCAGCCTATGA
- a CDS encoding ABC transporter ATP-binding protein, translating to MNVMQTKELSVGYDGRTVVADINLEALKGQFICLLGPNGSGKSTILRCLAGLLAPLHGSVFLKDNLLYHMEPKDLSRTMAVVLTERLSPGLITVFEIVAMGRYPYTDFFGHLSREDEEKTWEALCLVGARDLAERYFNELSDGERQKVLIARALVQEPEVIILDEPTTYLDVKHRLEVMEILRELSRRKGITVILSLHEIDIALKSCETVLLVKNGKILASGPPEEILTEEMVAEVYGIESAHFSSCLGGIEMSNSGGAQVFVLAGAGSGAPVYRLLNKYGFSIITGVIHENDIDYYVGRALGGAVVGEQPFEEISLSNVDQAASLGRQAEYIVDAGYPIGSLNRRNVELARRLMAQDKVIYSLRSRQEFEALYGLDGSRPFYCPNIGALAQRLSRREK from the coding sequence ATGAATGTGATGCAGACAAAGGAATTGAGTGTAGGCTATGACGGCAGGACTGTGGTTGCCGACATCAATCTGGAAGCGTTAAAGGGGCAGTTCATCTGCCTTTTGGGGCCCAACGGCTCCGGAAAATCGACCATCCTGCGCTGTCTGGCAGGGCTGTTGGCCCCTTTGCATGGTTCGGTATTTCTTAAAGACAATTTGCTTTACCATATGGAGCCCAAGGATTTATCCAGGACGATGGCGGTGGTTTTGACAGAACGCCTGTCCCCCGGCCTGATCACGGTTTTTGAAATTGTTGCCATGGGCAGGTATCCCTATACCGACTTCTTCGGGCATCTGTCCCGGGAGGATGAAGAGAAAACCTGGGAAGCCCTGTGCCTGGTCGGTGCCCGGGACCTGGCGGAGAGATACTTCAATGAACTGAGCGATGGAGAAAGGCAGAAAGTGCTGATCGCCCGGGCGCTGGTGCAGGAGCCGGAGGTGATCATTCTCGATGAGCCAACAACCTACCTCGATGTGAAACACCGCCTGGAGGTGATGGAGATACTGCGGGAGCTCAGCCGGAGAAAAGGGATCACCGTGATCCTCTCCCTGCATGAGATCGACATTGCCCTTAAGAGCTGCGAGACAGTCCTTCTGGTCAAAAACGGTAAAATACTTGCCTCCGGGCCTCCTGAAGAGATCTTAACTGAAGAAATGGTGGCAGAGGTTTACGGAATAGAATCCGCCCACTTCAGCAGTTGCCTGGGTGGAATTGAAATGAGCAACAGTGGGGGAGCGCAGGTCTTCGTGCTGGCCGGCGCCGGCAGCGGTGCCCCTGTTTACCGCCTGCTCAACAAGTATGGGTTCAGCATTATCACAGGGGTAATCCATGAAAATGACATCGACTATTATGTGGGAAGGGCTTTAGGGGGAGCGGTGGTCGGTGAGCAGCCCTTCGAGGAGATCAGCCTGTCCAACGTTGATCAGGCGGCCAGTCTCGGCCGGCAGGCGGAGTATATCGTTGATGCCGGTTACCCGATCGGCTCCCTGAACAGGCGCAACGTCGAGCTCGCCAGGCGGCTGATGGCACAGGATAAGGTCATCTACTCTCTGCGCAGCCGTCAGGAATTCGAGGCGCTGTACGGCCTCGACGGCAGCAGGCCGTTTTATTGCCCTAATATCGGTGCTCTGGCGCAGCGACTGAGTAGGCGGGAGAAATAA
- the cobN gene encoding cobaltochelatase subunit CobN has product MRRIVFLSNMERQYMMMIKARDSLLQEGRLKAEGLTVFLNDIPWGDKWQKTFAASDIVIFTWMGSGLDTDFLKKAADFLADNKITHVMLIAAPGVEDLRYGITPEDRETLQKYLVYGGLENYRNLWLWLGSRFCGEKCDYQLPQPMLWNGIFHPEADRAFTDLREYRRLFCRPDRPTVGILFYRDEWINGDLAYQTALVEAIERQGMNAVAVFSQGAADPELKAPGLTEAIQAYFYEQGRPVIDVLINTIKFSLTATGATDLESLKQLKVPVLQAYTLLRSREEWENSSEGMIPMEIAVSVTMPELDGIIHGVPVAGREYLPDGNAAYLPLAERIDMVARKAGKWARLRHKANSEKKIAVIFHNYPPTNSNIGSAAGLDSIESVRLLLAEMVKRGYHVEHIPDDSRSFMSELVAHTTNDRRFITEEQIQQGEKLSGEQYRQFFDTLAEETRIQLVRDWGKPPGNVFQYDGNLLVPGMLNGNVFITVQPPRGFGEDPSKLYHSPDCAPTHHYLAYYHWIRNIWQADAVIHVGTHGSLEWLPGKGAALSPRCYPDLALGDLPNIYPYWITVVGEGIQAKRRGASCLIGYLSPPMGSAGTYDELAELERLLDEYLHFRQNQPGNTEVMARLIREKVREADLQDDVAEQPEEPFDDYVQRLHAYITDIKNMQIRVGLHVLGSPPRDEGLVEYLLALTNMDNGEIPSLRQAVAAVYGFEYYELLEQSGRMLPDGSKTYGALLEEIQARCREIIELLAGHGFDPEQAGLICQLPWAVEAEQGVRDRLVQVGRYICRTLVPHLEQTRQEITNLLDALEGCYVEPGPAGAPTSGMADVLPTGRNFYGVDPRALPTPVAWEIGKKMGDEVIERYLAEEGRYPENIGIVIWATSNERSHGQCIAEFLYLLGVRPVWQRGSQRVVDLDVIPIEELKRPRIDVTARISGLFRDSMPMCINLMEKAVELVANLNESPEINYVRKHVLQDVQKLKQEGIESDQAWVQASYRIFGDPPGTYGAGISDLLEAKNWETIDDLASVYVRWGGHAYGAKARGVFLPELFSHRMASLDVTIQNEDNREISMLNSDDYNAYHGGMIAAVRSLKGQAPRSYCGDSSDRQKVITRSVQEEIKRLFRGEAINPRFIEGMKQHGYKGAADLANYVAHSYQWDATSDVLEDWMYQKFAEKYAFDKDMQKWMREVNPWALQRILETLLEASQRDLWHADEQTKGELQALYLAIEGELEERSDEQR; this is encoded by the coding sequence ATGAGACGCATTGTATTCCTGAGCAACATGGAACGCCAGTACATGATGATGATAAAGGCGCGGGACAGCCTGCTCCAGGAAGGGAGGTTGAAGGCCGAAGGCCTGACGGTGTTTTTGAACGACATTCCCTGGGGGGATAAATGGCAAAAGACGTTTGCGGCAAGCGATATCGTTATTTTCACCTGGATGGGCAGCGGCCTTGATACGGATTTTCTCAAAAAAGCGGCCGATTTTTTAGCAGACAATAAAATCACGCATGTCATGTTGATCGCTGCTCCCGGTGTGGAGGATTTGCGCTACGGGATTACGCCGGAAGACCGGGAGACGCTGCAAAAATACCTGGTATACGGAGGGTTGGAAAATTACCGGAATCTCTGGTTATGGTTGGGCAGCAGGTTTTGCGGTGAAAAGTGCGATTATCAGCTTCCGCAGCCGATGTTATGGAACGGGATATTCCACCCCGAAGCTGATCGAGCTTTTACGGATCTTAGAGAATACAGGCGCTTGTTTTGTCGGCCTGACCGGCCTACGGTAGGGATTCTGTTTTATCGCGACGAGTGGATTAATGGTGACCTGGCGTATCAGACCGCCCTGGTAGAGGCAATAGAGCGACAGGGGATGAACGCCGTGGCGGTATTCAGCCAGGGTGCGGCAGATCCGGAATTGAAGGCGCCTGGGCTGACTGAAGCGATACAGGCGTACTTTTATGAACAGGGCAGGCCGGTGATCGATGTGTTGATCAACACGATTAAATTCTCTCTTACGGCGACGGGCGCAACGGATCTGGAATCACTGAAGCAATTGAAGGTGCCGGTATTGCAGGCCTATACGCTACTGCGTTCACGGGAGGAATGGGAAAACTCTAGCGAAGGCATGATCCCGATGGAGATTGCCGTCAGTGTAACCATGCCGGAGCTTGACGGGATCATCCACGGTGTACCTGTGGCCGGGAGGGAGTATCTGCCTGATGGCAACGCAGCCTATCTGCCGCTTGCGGAACGGATCGACATGGTGGCGCGCAAGGCCGGAAAGTGGGCGAGATTGCGTCATAAAGCAAACAGCGAGAAAAAGATCGCCGTTATCTTCCATAATTACCCCCCTACCAATTCTAATATCGGCAGCGCCGCAGGATTGGATTCGATAGAAAGCGTCAGGCTGTTGCTGGCCGAGATGGTAAAGCGCGGCTACCATGTTGAACACATTCCCGATGACAGCCGGTCGTTTATGAGTGAACTGGTGGCTCATACCACCAATGACCGGCGTTTTATTACAGAAGAGCAGATTCAACAGGGCGAAAAGCTGAGCGGGGAGCAATACCGGCAGTTCTTCGACACTTTAGCGGAGGAAACCCGAATTCAACTGGTGCGTGACTGGGGTAAGCCTCCGGGCAATGTGTTTCAGTACGACGGGAACCTGCTGGTGCCCGGGATGTTGAACGGTAACGTCTTTATCACAGTGCAGCCGCCGCGCGGTTTTGGTGAAGATCCATCCAAGCTTTATCACTCACCGGATTGCGCTCCAACACATCATTATCTGGCCTATTATCACTGGATCCGCAACATCTGGCAGGCGGATGCTGTTATCCATGTCGGCACGCACGGTTCCTTGGAATGGCTTCCCGGCAAAGGTGCGGCGCTGTCGCCCAGGTGTTACCCTGACTTGGCCCTCGGAGATCTGCCGAATATCTACCCCTACTGGATCACCGTTGTCGGTGAAGGCATCCAGGCCAAGCGCCGCGGTGCCTCCTGCCTGATCGGATATCTCTCTCCGCCGATGGGCAGCGCGGGGACGTACGATGAGCTGGCCGAACTGGAAAGATTGCTTGACGAGTATCTTCATTTCCGGCAGAACCAGCCGGGCAATACAGAGGTGATGGCAAGGCTTATCAGAGAAAAAGTGCGGGAGGCCGATCTTCAGGATGATGTTGCCGAACAGCCTGAGGAGCCCTTTGACGATTATGTTCAGCGCCTGCATGCTTACATAACCGATATCAAGAACATGCAGATCCGGGTTGGGCTCCACGTTCTGGGCTCCCCACCCAGGGATGAAGGATTGGTGGAGTATCTGCTGGCTCTCACAAATATGGACAATGGGGAAATACCCTCTTTGAGGCAGGCAGTTGCAGCGGTTTACGGTTTTGAATATTATGAGCTGCTGGAGCAGAGCGGCAGGATGCTTCCTGACGGCAGCAAGACCTATGGTGCCTTGCTCGAAGAGATCCAGGCCAGGTGCCGAGAGATTATTGAACTGCTGGCCGGGCACGGTTTTGATCCGGAACAGGCGGGGCTGATCTGCCAGCTGCCCTGGGCCGTCGAGGCGGAACAGGGAGTAAGGGACCGGCTGGTGCAGGTAGGGAGATACATCTGCCGGACGCTGGTGCCTCATCTGGAGCAGACCAGGCAGGAGATCACCAACCTCCTTGATGCTTTGGAAGGATGCTATGTAGAGCCGGGGCCGGCAGGTGCTCCCACCAGCGGCATGGCCGATGTCTTGCCGACAGGGCGCAATTTTTACGGCGTCGATCCCCGCGCCTTGCCGACGCCTGTGGCTTGGGAAATCGGGAAGAAGATGGGGGACGAAGTTATTGAGCGCTATCTTGCCGAAGAAGGACGCTATCCTGAAAACATTGGTATTGTGATCTGGGCTACCAGCAACGAGCGCAGCCATGGCCAGTGCATCGCCGAATTCTTGTACCTTCTGGGGGTGCGTCCGGTATGGCAGCGCGGCAGCCAGCGGGTGGTGGACCTGGATGTTATTCCCATAGAGGAACTGAAACGCCCCCGCATTGATGTGACGGCCCGGATCAGCGGCCTGTTCCGCGACAGCATGCCGATGTGCATTAACTTGATGGAGAAAGCAGTCGAACTTGTGGCGAATTTGAATGAAAGCCCGGAAATCAATTATGTGCGCAAACATGTGCTGCAAGATGTGCAGAAGCTGAAGCAAGAGGGAATTGAGAGCGATCAGGCCTGGGTGCAGGCGAGCTATCGCATTTTCGGCGATCCCCCGGGGACCTACGGCGCAGGGATAAGCGATCTCCTGGAGGCGAAAAACTGGGAGACCATCGATGATCTGGCCAGCGTCTATGTGCGCTGGGGCGGTCATGCCTATGGCGCCAAAGCGAGGGGGGTCTTCTTGCCGGAGCTCTTCAGCCACCGTATGGCCAGTCTCGATGTGACCATTCAGAATGAAGACAACCGGGAAATCAGCATGTTGAACTCGGATGACTACAACGCCTATCACGGCGGCATGATTGCCGCGGTTCGCAGTTTAAAAGGACAGGCCCCGCGTTCGTACTGCGGCGACAGCTCGGACCGGCAAAAGGTGATCACGCGCAGCGTGCAGGAAGAAATCAAACGATTATTCCGCGGCGAAGCCATCAATCCCAGATTTATAGAAGGAATGAAACAGCACGGGTATAAGGGAGCGGCCGATCTGGCCAATTACGTAGCGCATAGTTATCAATGGGACGCAACCAGTGATGTGCTGGAAGACTGGATGTATCAAAAATTTGCCGAAAAATATGCCTTTGATAAGGATATGCAAAAATGGATGAGGGAAGTAAACCCCTGGGCGCTGCAGCGGATCTTGGAAACCCTGCTGGAGGCCTCGCAGCGCGACCTGTGGCATGCTGACGAACAGACCAAAGGGGAGTTGCAGGCTCTCTATCTCGCCATCGAGGGGGAACTGGAAGAGCGCAGCGATGAGCAGCGGTAA
- a CDS encoding radical SAM/SPASM domain-containing protein: protein MSSGKPLKMLVMSLTGWCNFACRYCYAEEHPHGMMSLDTAIRAVELAAAGGKPFHLQFSGGEPLLNFEVMQGIVRYVQKRRIPAIMQVQTNASLLDRERVSFLRAARVGVGISLDGRPGINDRLRRLPDGKGASLQILRGAEHLAAEGMEIGITCVIANENVSQLAGAVEMAYYLGNVRRIGFDLLRRQGRGKMLTPPPAEAVAEGMLEALRTAERLARFTGRALLISQLERVEILARGTASGFGHCHAMNGEAAFVDAEGRIYACSSLVGDEDFRLGDVWGGIDVKRQQAVAALIWDSMAFCRECPAFSLCGGGCFARWYGSGCVGRAYEAECALKRVCIRWFQQQRGEKIES from the coding sequence ATGAGCAGCGGTAAACCGTTGAAGATGCTGGTAATGAGCCTGACGGGGTGGTGCAACTTTGCATGCCGCTACTGTTATGCCGAGGAACACCCCCATGGGATGATGAGCCTCGATACTGCCATTCGGGCGGTCGAACTGGCGGCAGCTGGGGGTAAGCCTTTTCACCTACAGTTTAGCGGCGGCGAGCCTCTCCTCAACTTTGAGGTGATGCAGGGGATCGTCCGCTACGTGCAAAAGCGGCGGATTCCCGCTATTATGCAGGTGCAGACAAATGCCTCCCTGCTGGACAGGGAAAGGGTGTCCTTCCTGCGGGCGGCGCGGGTGGGTGTCGGCATCAGTCTGGACGGCAGGCCGGGGATCAATGACCGTTTGCGTCGTCTGCCGGATGGAAAGGGGGCCAGCCTTCAGATACTGCGCGGTGCCGAACATCTGGCTGCAGAGGGGATGGAAATCGGCATAACCTGTGTCATTGCCAATGAGAACGTCAGCCAGTTGGCCGGTGCGGTGGAGATGGCCTACTATCTGGGGAACGTCCGGAGAATCGGCTTTGATCTGCTGCGCCGCCAGGGGCGGGGTAAAATGCTGACACCCCCGCCGGCCGAGGCAGTGGCAGAGGGCATGTTGGAAGCCCTTCGGACGGCAGAGCGGCTCGCCCGTTTTACCGGAAGAGCCCTGCTGATTTCGCAACTGGAACGGGTGGAAATCCTTGCGCGGGGAACGGCTTCAGGTTTTGGGCACTGCCACGCAATGAACGGAGAGGCGGCCTTTGTGGATGCCGAGGGTCGGATTTATGCCTGTTCCTCATTGGTCGGAGACGAGGACTTCCGGCTGGGAGACGTCTGGGGTGGTATTGACGTCAAGAGGCAACAGGCTGTTGCAGCACTGATCTGGGATAGCATGGCCTTTTGCCGGGAATGCCCTGCTTTTTCCCTGTGTGGTGGAGGCTGTTTTGCCCGCTGGTACGGCTCCGGTTGCGTCGGCAGAGCGTATGAGGCGGAATGTGCTCTGAAACGGGTGTGTATCCGGTGGTTTCAACAACAACGGGGGGAGAAGATAGAATCATGA
- a CDS encoding carbon-nitrogen hydrolase family protein, translating into MKVALLHLDLSGGPQDANLPMLQQALGLAAGEGANWVVTPEMALQGYFFAEKTAQVKIPVQPDASLGPVIQLVIRHRLTLFLGCAERDAETGKCYNSCLVIGSDGSVLGRHRKTRSHKKGAEAWVTEGDKLEPISCPGMKVGIMVCADSWFVDKARVLRDKGAEVLVVLAAWPPTEECGPGDCWERCSMATGLPVWVCNQTGNREAIDFSQAQSVVVADGKALFSYSGLQPAVLLFDWDCERKRVLSDRFKVVAVD; encoded by the coding sequence ATGAAAGTGGCGTTGTTGCATTTGGATTTGAGCGGTGGGCCGCAGGACGCCAACCTGCCCATGCTGCAGCAGGCCCTTGGTTTGGCTGCGGGAGAGGGGGCAAACTGGGTTGTGACCCCGGAGATGGCCTTGCAGGGCTACTTCTTTGCTGAAAAAACTGCTCAGGTGAAGATCCCGGTACAGCCGGACGCTTCACTGGGTCCCGTTATTCAGTTGGTTATCAGACACCGGCTGACTCTTTTCCTGGGGTGCGCGGAACGGGATGCCGAGACAGGCAAGTGTTATAACAGTTGCCTGGTGATCGGATCGGATGGGAGTGTCCTGGGGCGCCACAGGAAAACGCGATCCCACAAAAAAGGGGCAGAGGCCTGGGTGACAGAGGGGGATAAGCTGGAACCCATATCCTGCCCGGGGATGAAGGTCGGGATTATGGTCTGTGCCGATTCCTGGTTTGTCGACAAGGCGCGGGTTTTAAGGGATAAGGGAGCAGAAGTCCTCGTTGTGCTGGCAGCTTGGCCGCCAACAGAGGAATGCGGCCCGGGCGACTGCTGGGAGAGGTGCTCCATGGCCACCGGCCTGCCCGTATGGGTCTGCAACCAGACGGGAAACCGTGAAGCGATCGATTTCAGCCAGGCACAGAGTGTGGTGGTCGCCGACGGTAAGGCCCTGTTCAGCTACAGCGGTTTGCAGCCTGCTGTGTTGCTCTTCGATTGGGATTGCGAGCGGAAGCGTGTGTTGTCGGACCGGTTTAAAGTGGTTGCTGTAGACTGA